The genomic region AAGTTGGGTGCACATGGGTTGCAGGATTCCACACGCTTGGTTGCGCATGACTGCCAAGGCTCCACACACTTGGGTGCACATGGGTTGCAGGACTCCACAAAGTTGGGTGCACATGGGTTGCAAGATTCCACACGCTGGGTTGTGAATGACTGCCAAGGCTCTACACACTTGGGAGCACATGGGTTGCAGGATTCCACACGCTTGGTTGCGCATGACTGCCAAGGCTCCACATACTTGGGAGCACATGGGTTGCAGGACTCCACAAAGTTGGGTGCACATGGGTTGCAGGGCTCCACACACTTGGGTGCACATGGCTCACAGGGCTCCACACACTTGGGTGCACAGGGCTCACCGGGCTCCACACACTTGGGTACACAGGGCTCACCGGGCTCCATACACTTGGGTGCACAGGGCTCACCGGGCTCCACACACTTGAGAGCACATGGGTTGCAGGGCTCCACACACTGATGAGGAGACCATGAGTGGCAAGACTCCACAAACTTAGGAGCATATGGGCAGTCAACCTTCACCCAATCATGAGGATATGAGGAACAGGACTCCACCCACTTAGAAGTGTATGGTTGGCGGAGCTCCACACACTGGCGAGGAAGACACGGGTGGTGGGGTTCTGCACACTCGGGATCGCATGGCTGGCACTCCTTCACAGACTGGCAAGGATGACTTGGGCGGCAAGGCTTCGCACATTGAGAAGAGCACGTCCTCGCGTAAAGAGGAGGCAGGCACAGTTGCTTACGTTGTTGATGATAGCAAGACATCTTTCTTTATTTGGATGATGAAATCTGGAATGGATTAGAAAGGTTAAACATGCGTCCGTGTCTCAGAAACCATAAGCCTCAACAGGGTTCTGTCAAAAAAAAACCTACCCAAAAATTCCAAGTAAGGCTAGGTGTCAGCATAATAAAACAGTGGCCAACCTGTTGGGGTCAGGTTAAGGAAAAAAGGTTTATTTCAGACTATGGTCCttcctgcacagcagaaataaaatgtcttgaggacatgaaAAGAAGCGTTTGGAGGAGAAACgtcgcacagcttttccccccaaaatgtcgccaaaacattttatttcaacttaacccatttttttaaaaaagctaaatcTTGTTTCTGAAGTCAGCTTAAATTGATCTCCTGTGTCCTGTGCGGAGCACAAGAGATTTTCTCCCACCCAGTCACACAGGTCTCGCTGTCAGTttctcccttcctcaccccagcTGTTTTCTGTCAGTTAACACCTCTGTGTCGCCAgccgttaagaagaagaagaagaagaagaagaagaagaagaagaagaagaagaagaagaagaagaagaagaagaagaagaagaagaagaagaagaagaagaagaagaagaagaagaagaagaagaagaagaagaagaggag from Sphaerodactylus townsendi isolate TG3544 linkage group LG01, MPM_Stown_v2.3, whole genome shotgun sequence harbors:
- the LOC125430286 gene encoding NFX1-type zinc finger-containing protein 1-like, yielding MSCYHQQRKQLCLPPLYARTCSSQCAKPCRPSHPCQSVKECQPCDPECAEPHHPCLPRQCVELRQPYTSKWVESCSSYPHDWVKVDCPYAPKFVESCHSWSPHQCVEPCNPCALKCVEPGEPCAPKCMEPGEPCVPKCVEPGEPCAPKCVEPCEPCAPKCVEPCNPCAPNFVESCNPCAPKYVEPWQSCATKRVESCNPCAPKCVEPWQSFTTQRVESCNPCAPNFVESCNPCAPKCVEPWQSCATKRVESCNPCAPNFVESCNPCAPKCVEPWQSCATQRVESCNPCAPNFVESCNPCAPKCVEPWQSSATKRVESCNPCAPKCEEPCQPCAPKCEEPCQSSAIKCVEPCYPFATKCVKPRLPRAPKCEELCNPCAPKCEKPYQPRAPKRVESCQPWAPTCMEPYQPWALKCVEPCQNVHSRMWSPAPRVPQSLWSPATRVLQSMWSPATRVLPGVRSSAIPVLPNVWIPTSHVHPRLRSRPNHGLPSVRSLATHVFSPLCGGFPAPVSLAL